A section of the Paenibacillus odorifer genome encodes:
- a CDS encoding M14 family metallopeptidase, translating to MRQYIANRGDTVSRIAALHGLTPEHVIQGNPWVGRQSYLYPGQVLFLPSSPRKRYAVQEGDTPERITSLFKVNLEDLEKLNPGVTSGRCCTPGKILVIPPPIPDRVVFLRGEYGPAEVESDIDSLLVQYPFIQAATIGTSVLGKPLHVLKIGNGTRHLHVNAALHANEWLTSPCLMSFIEEYATAYAEGLEWNGHSPEVWFQNWTLWVVPMANPDGVELVQEGVLPDHPFYDDLMKWNGGRSSFRHWKANIRGVDLGDQFPAHWEEERERRGVRLPSPRDYSGPEPLSEPEAAALAALAEAAPGEAAVSLHSQGGEIYWNYRGYEPPESRELAAQLAVASSYRAVELTGSDAGYKDWFIQTFRKPGFTVELGIGKNPLPLADFEDMALETGLILATLLSNVK from the coding sequence ATGCGACAATATATTGCAAACAGGGGAGATACCGTAAGCCGAATTGCCGCTCTACATGGATTAACTCCTGAGCATGTTATTCAAGGTAATCCATGGGTTGGGAGACAATCTTATTTATACCCAGGTCAGGTTTTATTTCTGCCATCTTCGCCGCGTAAAAGGTATGCTGTGCAGGAAGGGGACACTCCAGAACGGATAACCTCATTATTTAAGGTGAATTTAGAGGATTTGGAGAAGCTTAATCCTGGTGTGACCTCAGGGCGCTGCTGTACACCTGGAAAAATACTTGTCATTCCACCCCCAATTCCAGACCGCGTGGTGTTTCTGCGCGGGGAGTACGGTCCGGCTGAGGTTGAGAGCGACATTGACAGCTTGCTTGTCCAATACCCGTTTATACAAGCAGCCACAATAGGCACGAGCGTGCTCGGCAAGCCGCTCCATGTACTCAAGATCGGGAATGGCACTCGTCATCTGCATGTTAACGCCGCTTTGCATGCCAATGAATGGCTGACTTCGCCATGCTTGATGTCCTTCATAGAGGAGTATGCAACAGCTTATGCTGAAGGCTTGGAATGGAATGGACACAGTCCTGAGGTTTGGTTCCAAAACTGGACATTATGGGTCGTGCCTATGGCTAATCCAGATGGCGTGGAGCTGGTTCAGGAAGGGGTTTTGCCAGACCATCCGTTTTATGATGACCTCATGAAATGGAATGGTGGACGAAGCAGCTTCCGGCATTGGAAAGCTAACATCCGCGGTGTGGATCTTGGGGATCAATTTCCCGCTCATTGGGAAGAGGAGCGGGAACGTCGGGGAGTAAGGCTGCCCTCACCGCGGGATTACAGCGGCCCTGAGCCGCTGAGTGAGCCAGAAGCAGCCGCTCTGGCTGCCCTGGCTGAGGCAGCGCCTGGCGAAGCTGCAGTGTCTCTGCATAGCCAAGGAGGAGAGATTTATTGGAACTACCGGGGGTATGAACCTCCCGAGAGCCGTGAATTAGCCGCGCAGCTGGCAGTTGCGAGCAGTTACCGGGCAGTGGAGCTGACTGGAAGTGATGCCGGATATAAGGATTGGTTTATTCAGACCTTCCGCAAACCTGGATTTACGGTGGAGCTGGGGATCGGCAAAAATCCGCTGCCACTAGCAGATTTTGAAGATATGGCCTTGGAAACAGGACTTATATTGGCAACGCTCCTTTCTAATGTGAAATAA
- a CDS encoding YtxH domain-containing protein, which produces MKKDTKGLLWGALVGSVVGSVTALLFAPKPGKELRKDIAEGTTAGIEKVQELAVQAGDKSIEIYDKAKDSIGHVVHEVREWSKSCANAVDEEEKITVTVSGIATEEAVEAVDAVEAVEEAAATLEVETELVEATISEDVSEEASFEEVVQDDKVNKEIL; this is translated from the coding sequence ATGAAAAAGGACACCAAAGGTTTATTATGGGGCGCTTTAGTCGGCAGTGTGGTTGGATCGGTGACAGCATTGCTGTTCGCGCCTAAACCAGGTAAAGAGCTGCGCAAGGATATTGCAGAAGGAACTACCGCTGGTATTGAAAAGGTTCAAGAACTTGCCGTTCAAGCGGGAGATAAGAGCATTGAGATTTATGACAAGGCAAAAGATTCGATTGGGCATGTAGTGCATGAAGTTCGGGAATGGAGCAAATCATGTGCGAATGCTGTTGATGAAGAAGAAAAAATTACAGTAACTGTCAGCGGCATCGCTACAGAAGAAGCTGTAGAAGCAGTTGACGCTGTAGAAGCTGTTGAAGAGGCTGCTGCCACTTTGGAAGTGGAAACTGAGTTGGTTGAGGCCACTATAAGTGAAGATGTAAGTGAAGAAGCCAGCTTTGAAGAAGTCGTTCAAGATGACAAGGTTAATAAAGAAATTCTATAA
- a CDS encoding DUF86 domain-containing protein has protein sequence MYYVNRNQIETILAQIPDITAGLRTVAASWDGTTLTGLIQERSLHLAIEVVTDVGSCLIDGFIMRDAGSYEDIISIIHEEKVLGQSEIYERLIELVALRKPLVQDYYAWERGDLHPLTPILSEVLEQFAVEVRKYLDQELGASVPL, from the coding sequence GTGTATTATGTCAACCGCAATCAAATCGAAACCATTCTTGCTCAAATCCCTGATATTACCGCTGGTCTTCGGACTGTAGCAGCTTCCTGGGATGGTACAACACTAACCGGACTAATACAGGAACGCAGCCTCCATCTGGCAATAGAGGTTGTAACAGACGTTGGTAGCTGTCTCATTGACGGGTTTATTATGCGTGATGCTGGAAGTTATGAGGATATAATTTCTATTATTCATGAAGAGAAAGTGCTAGGTCAAAGTGAGATTTATGAAAGATTGATAGAATTAGTTGCTCTGCGTAAGCCACTCGTTCAGGATTATTATGCCTGGGAGAGAGGTGATCTGCATCCACTTACCCCCATTCTTTCGGAAGTGCTTGAGCAGTTTGCCGTTGAGGTACGGAAATATTTGGACCAGGAGCTTGGAGCCAGTGTACCGCTATAA
- a CDS encoding LTA synthase family protein, whose amino-acid sequence MSVFPSSRSSTTVTSTIASVIRSRYIGYLLFLGIMLAKLLFLHSGLHAPNIDMNQQDKWIAVGSVMLLSFWTLWLPRRGQTITLLSINLLLTLLIYSDIVYYRYFKDFITVPVLFQAGQMDALGGSIFALLRPSDLYLFADWLFLIAYGIGVGLYRRKSHTYLSNAVPRRYGQSHSYSQTGYSRRSSRLSRTLKRSVNGIVALVLGCVLTFGPIHTYATTWAKDLFTGNWWSLAMYNVTGLIGFHGYDIYLYAKDHLGPQPELSQEEATSMQLWFNEQNTEQSANNDSFGEYSGSNIVVIQAEAFMNFVVGRSISGQEITPNLNALIKENTYFSNYYHQTSQGRTSDADFTSNASLYPLVSGSVFVRYPDHQFDTLPAILKSKGYSTNAFHAYEGSFWNRQIMYNAMGYDHFYNKKDYTIDEPLGWSLGDNSFLRQSLDIMDTSETIQQPFYSFLTTLSSHHPYSLPADKQGLDTGEFKGTILGDYLQAVHYTDEALGEMVKEMKQRGLWDNTIVAFYGDHDNSIQEIAYYEQFLGKSLSALDMQQIMHQVPLLIHLPGSNASVLDSAPAGQLDLTPSLLHLLGISRDPYYLMGNNLFSGHERLVTLRSGAYADAKLSYLPSENGQFASGTCYSLESREAVDVGECSIGYETSKLRLQISDDIMKYDGIKKLKNTQSAP is encoded by the coding sequence ATGTCAGTTTTTCCATCAAGTCGGAGCAGCACAACCGTAACAAGTACAATAGCTTCTGTGATTCGCTCCCGATATATCGGTTATCTCCTTTTTCTTGGCATCATGCTGGCCAAGTTATTATTTCTGCATAGTGGGCTGCATGCTCCCAATATAGATATGAACCAGCAGGACAAATGGATCGCTGTAGGTTCAGTCATGTTATTGTCTTTTTGGACCCTGTGGCTTCCCCGCCGGGGACAGACGATAACGTTGTTAAGTATAAACTTGCTTCTGACGCTGCTTATTTATTCGGATATCGTCTACTATCGTTATTTTAAGGATTTTATCACGGTACCCGTATTGTTTCAGGCTGGACAGATGGATGCGCTTGGTGGAAGTATCTTCGCCCTACTGCGTCCTTCCGATCTTTATTTGTTCGCTGACTGGCTATTTCTTATTGCATACGGAATCGGCGTAGGATTATACCGCCGCAAATCCCATACATACTTGTCTAATGCCGTCCCTCGCCGTTATGGGCAATCTCACTCTTATTCTCAAACCGGTTATTCCCGCCGCTCTTCACGCCTAAGCAGGACGCTAAAAAGAAGCGTGAATGGGATCGTTGCTCTGGTGCTAGGTTGCGTGCTGACCTTTGGACCTATCCACACCTACGCTACTACCTGGGCTAAAGATCTATTCACTGGCAACTGGTGGAGTCTCGCCATGTATAACGTAACCGGACTAATCGGTTTTCACGGTTATGATATTTACTTATATGCTAAAGATCATCTTGGTCCGCAGCCCGAGCTTTCACAAGAAGAAGCCACCTCGATGCAGCTCTGGTTCAATGAACAAAACACTGAGCAAAGTGCCAATAATGACAGCTTTGGAGAATACAGCGGAAGCAACATTGTTGTTATTCAAGCTGAAGCTTTTATGAACTTTGTAGTTGGACGCTCAATATCCGGCCAGGAGATCACGCCTAATCTGAACGCTCTAATCAAAGAAAACACCTATTTCAGCAATTACTACCATCAGACCTCACAAGGCCGAACTTCCGATGCGGATTTCACGTCCAACGCTTCCCTGTACCCGCTGGTCTCCGGCTCGGTATTTGTCCGTTACCCGGATCATCAGTTTGACACGCTGCCTGCTATTTTGAAATCAAAGGGCTACAGTACCAATGCTTTTCATGCGTACGAAGGTAGCTTCTGGAATCGGCAGATTATGTATAACGCGATGGGTTATGACCATTTTTATAACAAAAAAGACTATACAATAGACGAACCTCTAGGCTGGTCTCTGGGTGACAATTCTTTTTTGCGGCAATCCCTCGATATTATGGACACTTCAGAAACGATACAGCAGCCCTTTTATTCATTTTTGACTACACTATCCAGCCATCATCCTTATTCTCTCCCTGCAGATAAACAAGGGCTTGATACTGGAGAGTTCAAGGGCACGATCTTAGGAGATTATTTGCAGGCTGTTCACTATACGGATGAAGCTTTAGGGGAAATGGTCAAAGAGATGAAGCAGCGTGGGCTGTGGGATAATACCATTGTTGCTTTCTATGGAGATCATGATAATTCGATCCAGGAGATCGCTTATTACGAACAATTTCTCGGCAAAAGCCTTAGCGCACTCGATATGCAGCAAATAATGCATCAGGTTCCCTTGCTCATTCATCTTCCAGGCTCTAACGCCTCTGTCCTAGATTCAGCTCCAGCTGGTCAGTTGGATCTTACACCTTCCTTGCTCCATTTGCTCGGGATCTCACGTGATCCTTATTATCTCATGGGCAATAATCTGTTTAGCGGGCATGAGCGTCTTGTAACGCTGCGATCCGGCGCCTATGCCGATGCAAAGCTGTCTTATCTCCCCAGCGAGAATGGGCAATTTGCCAGCGGAACCTGTTATAGTCTCGAAAGCCGCGAAGCCGTGGACGTAGGGGAGTGCAGCATCGGGTATGAGACCAGCAAGCTCCGCCTACAGATCTCCGACGATATCATGAAATATGATGGAATCAAAAAGCTTAAGAATACACAATCTGCACCTTAA
- the racE gene encoding glutamate racemase — protein sequence MQQAIAILDSGVGGLTVVKEVMRQLPREKIIYFGDTARAPYGPRSTEEVQLFTEQIVDYLIQFNPKMIVIACNTATAAALDYISAKVSIPVIGVIHPGARAAISATKSGHVGVIGTVGTINSGAYTNALKQLSPFVEVVSQACPALVPLVEQGKFRSEKSYDIVEEALEGIKDTNIDTLILGCTHYPFLVEPIGETMGSGVKLISSADETAREISTILYDKGKLSIGDESPIHQFFCSGDAEMFQSIARDWLGEQIRRTPVVWQVSTL from the coding sequence GTGCAGCAAGCTATAGCAATATTAGACTCAGGTGTGGGAGGGTTAACAGTTGTCAAAGAAGTGATGAGGCAACTCCCGCGGGAGAAGATCATTTATTTCGGAGATACTGCCCGAGCTCCGTACGGACCCCGTTCGACCGAGGAAGTACAACTGTTTACTGAACAAATTGTAGATTATTTGATCCAGTTTAATCCTAAAATGATCGTTATCGCTTGTAATACCGCAACAGCTGCGGCACTCGATTATATCTCAGCTAAGGTCTCCATCCCTGTAATTGGGGTGATTCATCCCGGAGCCCGCGCAGCAATTAGCGCAACCAAAAGCGGACATGTCGGCGTGATCGGTACGGTAGGAACTATCAACAGCGGTGCTTATACTAACGCATTAAAGCAGTTGTCCCCTTTTGTTGAGGTTGTAAGTCAAGCCTGTCCAGCGCTTGTCCCACTCGTCGAGCAAGGCAAGTTCCGCTCAGAGAAAAGTTACGATATCGTAGAAGAGGCACTAGAAGGCATTAAAGACACTAACATCGATACTTTAATTTTAGGATGCACTCATTATCCATTTCTTGTAGAACCCATTGGTGAGACTATGGGATCGGGAGTCAAGCTGATCAGTTCTGCAGATGAGACCGCTCGTGAGATCAGCACAATTTTATATGATAAAGGCAAGCTGTCCATCGGGGATGAAAGTCCAATTCACCAGTTTTTCTGCAGCGGTGATGCTGAGATGTTTCAAAGCATCGCGCGAGACTGGCTTGGAGAACAAATTAGACGCACCCCAGTAGTGTGGCAAGTATCCACGTTATAA
- a CDS encoding THUMP domain-containing class I SAM-dependent RNA methyltransferase — MSKLQLIATAPMGLEAVVARELNELGYETKVENGRVLFSGDYIDICRCNLWLRTSDRVLVKMGQFPAKTFDELFEGVKALPWEDWIPENGEFPVEGRSHKSQLTSVPACQGIVKKAIVEKLKLSYHTDWFPENGPRYVIEVILLNDIALITLDTTGPALHKRGYRRHATEAPLKETMAAALIQLSRWNGHRPLFDPCCGSGTLLIEAAMIAWNIAPGLRRSFPSEHWPVIPKHLWEEAREEAFDAVRDDYPLQLTGTDIDPEAIEIAEAAAKSAGLSGEITFKVMAAAKARPEGEYGCIITNPPYGERISNDKEVEKLTRQFGEMMIYLPTWSFFAISPYKEFEQFYGRKADKRRKLYNGRIECQYYQYLGPLPPRNPK; from the coding sequence GCGCGAATTAAACGAACTGGGTTATGAGACCAAGGTCGAGAACGGACGAGTATTATTCAGCGGTGATTACATCGATATCTGTCGCTGTAACTTGTGGCTGCGTACATCTGACCGCGTATTGGTTAAAATGGGCCAATTCCCTGCTAAAACCTTTGACGAGTTATTCGAAGGGGTTAAAGCTTTGCCTTGGGAAGACTGGATTCCAGAGAATGGAGAATTCCCGGTTGAAGGACGGTCCCATAAATCACAACTAACGAGTGTACCCGCTTGCCAAGGGATTGTCAAAAAAGCCATCGTCGAGAAGCTGAAGCTTTCGTATCATACAGACTGGTTCCCGGAGAACGGTCCTCGATATGTGATCGAAGTGATTTTATTAAATGACATCGCTTTGATCACATTAGATACCACAGGACCCGCACTTCACAAACGTGGTTACCGCAGACATGCAACAGAGGCTCCACTGAAGGAAACAATGGCTGCTGCACTAATCCAGCTTAGCCGCTGGAATGGCCATCGGCCGCTGTTCGATCCATGTTGTGGTTCGGGAACACTGTTAATTGAAGCCGCCATGATCGCTTGGAATATTGCACCAGGACTACGCCGCTCATTTCCATCTGAACATTGGCCAGTCATTCCGAAACATCTTTGGGAAGAGGCTCGCGAAGAAGCTTTCGATGCTGTGCGCGACGATTATCCTTTGCAATTAACGGGTACGGACATCGATCCAGAAGCAATTGAAATTGCTGAAGCCGCCGCCAAGAGTGCTGGACTGTCCGGAGAAATCACCTTCAAAGTGATGGCTGCCGCCAAAGCAAGACCTGAAGGAGAATATGGTTGTATCATCACCAACCCTCCATATGGTGAACGGATCAGTAATGACAAAGAAGTGGAGAAGCTGACCCGCCAGTTTGGTGAAATGATGATATATCTGCCAACATGGTCATTTTTTGCGATTAGCCCTTACAAGGAATTCGAACAATTTTACGGTCGTAAGGCAGACAAACGCCGCAAACTGTATAACGGACGTATCGAGTGTCAATATTATCAATACTTGGGTCCACTTCCACCTAGAAATCCGAAATAA
- a CDS encoding HesB/IscA family protein, protein MKVKITRNAAKVIKKQMELEGNSELKLRVAITHAHGDHAHYGLDLDTPKENDVVVSTDKEIDVILDPSQPLLDGVVVDYLYLPQEGFVITNPSKGNHGDH, encoded by the coding sequence ATGAAGGTCAAAATTACCCGCAATGCGGCTAAAGTGATAAAGAAACAAATGGAGCTTGAAGGAAACAGCGAGTTGAAGCTGCGCGTAGCAATTACACATGCACACGGTGATCATGCTCACTACGGACTGGACTTGGACACGCCTAAAGAGAACGATGTTGTAGTGTCGACAGATAAGGAAATCGATGTTATTCTTGATCCGAGTCAACCACTCCTTGATGGTGTGGTCGTTGATTATTTGTATCTTCCACAAGAAGGTTTTGTCATTACGAATCCCTCTAAAGGTAATCACGGCGATCACTAA
- a CDS encoding DUF1450 domain-containing protein: protein MANEIQVCDECNFMKLKSIIPKLQKMAPDAEIKVGCKSYCGPCGKRAFVYVNGRYVSAPTEDEVLKKAEAFIKQPSVQK, encoded by the coding sequence ATGGCTAACGAAATACAAGTGTGCGATGAATGTAATTTCATGAAGTTGAAAAGTATTATCCCTAAGCTGCAAAAAATGGCACCTGATGCCGAGATCAAGGTCGGCTGCAAGTCGTACTGCGGTCCATGTGGCAAACGGGCTTTTGTTTATGTGAATGGTCGTTATGTGAGTGCTCCAACGGAGGATGAAGTGTTGAAGAAAGCAGAAGCTTTTATCAAACAGCCCTCCGTTCAGAAATAA
- a CDS encoding helix-turn-helix transcriptional regulator has translation MMKMGQENGSTRQMIMTLLKTKGTLTIGALAEELGITEMGVRRHVLQLEQEGLAKTKVVRQAMGRPLHMYSLTERAEEYFPKSYHNLALELLRELDYGSGLDAVNTLFEGRRRRMLAQYAPMMERRNLEERVAELSSIQNAGGYMAEWNREEDGSYVIREYNCPIRQVATQYRKACQCEHSLFEELLDAKVTRNECMAEGGHCCRYAIVPKNVTDKTSEKL, from the coding sequence ATGATGAAGATGGGGCAGGAAAACGGATCGACAAGACAAATGATTATGACGCTCCTGAAGACGAAAGGAACACTGACCATCGGCGCGCTGGCAGAAGAGTTGGGAATTACAGAGATGGGTGTCCGTCGTCATGTGCTTCAGCTGGAGCAAGAAGGACTTGCAAAGACAAAAGTGGTCCGGCAAGCGATGGGGCGGCCTTTACATATGTACTCATTAACGGAGAGAGCCGAAGAATATTTTCCAAAAAGTTATCACAACTTGGCTTTGGAGCTTCTGCGTGAATTGGATTACGGCAGTGGACTGGATGCTGTTAATACATTATTTGAAGGCCGCCGCCGCCGGATGCTCGCTCAGTATGCTCCGATGATGGAACGGCGCAATTTGGAAGAACGCGTCGCCGAATTATCTTCTATCCAAAATGCCGGTGGATATATGGCAGAATGGAACCGTGAAGAGGATGGCTCATATGTCATAAGGGAGTACAATTGCCCGATTCGCCAAGTGGCTACCCAGTATCGTAAGGCTTGCCAATGTGAGCATAGTCTTTTCGAAGAACTGCTGGATGCTAAGGTAACACGTAATGAATGTATGGCAGAGGGCGGCCATTGCTGCCGCTACGCTATCGTACCCAAAAATGTTACAGACAAAACTTCTGAAAAGTTATAA
- a CDS encoding Dabb family protein, which yields MIKHIVFFKLKDRSEESVAATVAVLRNMEGKIPQLLSIEVGADIIHSDRSFDIALVTEVASLEDLQAYQVHPAHKEVIAHINEVKELSIAVDYEI from the coding sequence ATGATCAAACATATTGTGTTTTTCAAATTAAAAGATCGGTCCGAAGAAAGCGTAGCGGCAACGGTAGCGGTATTGCGTAATATGGAAGGCAAGATTCCGCAGCTTCTCTCCATCGAGGTGGGTGCTGACATCATTCATTCCGATCGTTCCTTTGATATTGCTCTAGTCACAGAAGTGGCTTCTCTAGAGGATTTACAGGCGTATCAGGTTCATCCGGCTCATAAAGAAGTTATTGCTCACATTAATGAAGTCAAAGAGCTCTCAATTGCTGTAGATTACGAAATTTAA